Proteins encoded together in one Thermomonospora curvata DSM 43183 window:
- a CDS encoding non-ribosomal peptide synthetase: MTQPKQARQSQLEDILPLSPLQQGLFFHALYDEAGDVYTAQGVLDLEGKLDVAALRRSVATLLRRHPNLRTSFRQRKEGSPVQLVHRQVKLPWQERDLSHLPLEQAEAQAAVLADAERARPWDMTRPPLLRFLLVKLAPDRHRLIFTNHHILLDGWSTPILQTELFALYVAGGDDTGLPRPTPYKNYLAWVARQDRAAAEDAWRRALAGLEEPTLVAPHAAGGEPSVPHKLHIKLDADLTAAITECAKAHGVTLSTILQLAWGLLVGRLTGRSDVVFGVAVSGRPPELPGVEQMIGLFINTIPVRVRVRPGDTIAEALRRLQREQADLMPHHHLGLADIQRLSGLGALFDTMTVLENYPFDPEADGTDLGGLRVRGTGGHDASHYPLALAAVPGEQLSLRLDHRPEVFGDRDAEQIMRRLRRILEAIARRPDQPVAAIDILDEEERRRLLTAWQGPVVPRPEGPQTILERFARHVAATPDAVALRELTVEDGELRGRSITYAELDERANRLAHRLIGLGVRPETPVAMMVERSAHVVVATLAILKAGGVYAPIHHSYPPDRIAWAIRETGAPVLLLDRAMARREVEHSARVVLVDDEAALAGLPATDPGVACHPEQAAYVLFTSGSTGLPKGVAVRHRDVVDLALDATMRDGAHDRVLCHSAHAFDASTYELWVPLLAGGTVVIAPPGEVDAAALERIITAEQVTGLFITTTLFNLVAEERPGAFAGLREVLTGGEAGSVTAMRKVLRACPDTRVGNVYGPTEATTYTTVLSMREILERGEQVALLGRPIDNMRVYVLDENLQPVPPGVVGEAYVAGAGLGRGYFGRPGLTAERYVANPFGAPGERMYRTGDLVRWRPDGMLEYIDRADFQVKIRGFRIELGEIESVLAGHPDVANVAVIAREDRPGDKRLVGYVVPVAGRRVDPAELRRHAAESLPEYMVPAAIVPLETLPTNANGKLDRRALPVPDYGELLGGRPPQGVREELLCSLFAEVLGVEKVGADVSFFDLGGDSIAAMRLATRARQAGLELSPRDVFTHQTVEALARAGDSTEQDAPSLEVLLPIRATGSRPPLFFVHPAGGLAWPYFQFQRHLGPEQPIYGLQARVFTSGTLPESVNAMAADYLEQIRTVQPHGPYHLAGWSLGGLIAYEMACRLQADGEEVALLALIDSYHSQDLNSEKREVLPELLEAAGIDAGMKADGTPDMDRIMQVIRERGDAFATLDEDDLLKLYRNYENGLRCAEEYRPGRFRGDIVFFTATQGRPDGAPTARENWQPVTDGQIEDYPIDVEHHLLMEPGPAAEIGAVLAARLGKLHSR, encoded by the coding sequence ATGACCCAGCCGAAGCAGGCCCGGCAGTCGCAGCTCGAGGACATCCTGCCGCTGTCGCCCCTCCAGCAGGGCCTGTTCTTCCACGCCCTCTACGACGAGGCCGGCGACGTCTACACCGCCCAGGGCGTGTTGGACCTGGAAGGGAAGCTGGATGTGGCCGCGCTGCGCCGGTCGGTCGCCACGCTGCTGCGCCGCCACCCCAATCTGCGCACCAGCTTCCGGCAGCGCAAGGAGGGCTCGCCCGTCCAGCTCGTGCACCGCCAGGTGAAGCTGCCCTGGCAGGAGCGGGACCTGTCGCACCTGCCGCTTGAGCAGGCCGAGGCGCAGGCCGCGGTGCTGGCCGATGCCGAACGCGCCCGCCCCTGGGACATGACCCGCCCGCCGCTGCTGCGGTTCCTGCTGGTCAAACTGGCCCCCGACCGGCACCGGCTGATCTTCACCAACCACCACATCCTGCTGGACGGCTGGTCCACCCCGATCCTGCAGACCGAGCTGTTCGCGCTGTATGTGGCCGGCGGCGACGACACGGGCCTGCCCCGCCCCACCCCCTACAAGAACTACCTGGCCTGGGTCGCCCGGCAGGACCGCGCCGCCGCCGAGGACGCCTGGCGGCGGGCGCTGGCCGGGCTGGAGGAGCCCACCCTCGTCGCCCCGCACGCCGCTGGCGGGGAACCGTCCGTCCCGCACAAGCTGCACATCAAGCTGGACGCGGACCTCACCGCCGCGATCACCGAGTGCGCCAAGGCCCACGGCGTCACGCTCAGCACGATCCTGCAACTGGCCTGGGGGCTGCTGGTGGGGCGGCTGACCGGCCGCAGCGACGTGGTGTTCGGCGTGGCGGTCTCCGGCCGCCCGCCGGAGCTGCCCGGCGTGGAGCAGATGATCGGCCTGTTCATCAACACCATCCCGGTGCGGGTGCGGGTGCGTCCCGGCGACACCATCGCCGAGGCGCTGCGCCGGCTGCAGCGCGAGCAGGCCGACCTGATGCCCCACCACCACCTGGGGCTGGCCGACATCCAGCGGCTGAGCGGGCTCGGCGCCCTGTTCGACACCATGACGGTGCTGGAGAACTACCCGTTCGACCCCGAGGCCGACGGCACCGACCTGGGCGGGCTGCGGGTGCGCGGCACCGGCGGCCACGACGCCTCCCACTACCCGCTGGCGCTGGCCGCGGTGCCCGGCGAGCAGCTGTCGCTGCGGCTGGACCACCGTCCGGAAGTGTTCGGCGACCGGGACGCCGAGCAGATCATGCGCCGGCTGCGCCGCATCCTGGAGGCCATCGCCCGCCGGCCCGACCAGCCGGTCGCCGCCATCGACATCCTGGACGAGGAGGAACGCCGGCGCCTGCTGACCGCCTGGCAGGGGCCGGTCGTGCCGCGCCCGGAAGGTCCGCAGACCATCCTCGAACGGTTCGCCCGCCACGTGGCCGCCACCCCGGACGCCGTCGCGCTGCGCGAGCTGACCGTCGAGGACGGGGAGCTGCGGGGACGCTCCATCACCTACGCCGAACTGGACGAACGCGCCAACCGCCTGGCGCACCGCCTGATCGGGCTGGGGGTGCGGCCGGAGACCCCGGTGGCGATGATGGTGGAGCGCTCGGCGCACGTGGTGGTGGCCACGCTGGCGATCCTCAAGGCCGGCGGGGTGTACGCGCCCATCCACCACAGCTACCCGCCCGACCGCATCGCCTGGGCGATCCGGGAGACCGGGGCGCCGGTGCTGCTGCTGGACCGCGCCATGGCCCGGCGGGAGGTCGAGCACTCCGCCCGGGTCGTCCTGGTCGACGACGAAGCGGCCCTGGCCGGTCTGCCCGCCACCGATCCCGGCGTCGCCTGCCACCCCGAGCAGGCCGCCTACGTGCTGTTCACCTCCGGCTCCACCGGGCTGCCCAAGGGCGTGGCGGTCCGCCACCGCGACGTGGTGGACCTGGCGCTGGACGCCACCATGCGCGACGGCGCCCACGACCGCGTCCTGTGCCACTCGGCGCACGCCTTCGACGCCTCCACCTACGAGCTGTGGGTGCCGCTGCTGGCCGGCGGCACCGTCGTCATCGCCCCGCCCGGTGAGGTGGACGCCGCCGCCCTCGAACGCATCATCACCGCCGAGCAGGTCACCGGCCTGTTCATCACCACCACCCTGTTCAACCTGGTGGCCGAGGAACGGCCGGGCGCCTTCGCCGGCCTGCGGGAGGTGCTGACCGGCGGCGAGGCCGGCTCGGTGACCGCCATGCGCAAGGTGCTGCGGGCCTGCCCCGACACCCGGGTCGGCAACGTCTACGGCCCCACCGAGGCCACCACCTACACCACCGTCCTGTCGATGCGGGAGATCCTGGAGCGCGGCGAGCAGGTCGCCCTCCTCGGCCGTCCCATCGACAACATGCGCGTGTACGTGCTGGACGAGAACCTGCAGCCGGTGCCGCCGGGCGTGGTCGGCGAGGCCTATGTGGCCGGGGCCGGGCTGGGCCGCGGCTACTTCGGCCGGCCCGGCCTGACCGCCGAACGCTACGTCGCCAACCCGTTCGGCGCGCCCGGCGAGCGCATGTACCGCACCGGCGACCTGGTGCGGTGGCGGCCGGACGGGATGCTGGAGTACATCGACCGCGCCGACTTCCAGGTCAAGATCCGCGGCTTCCGGATCGAGCTGGGCGAGATCGAATCGGTGCTGGCCGGCCACCCCGACGTGGCCAACGTCGCGGTGATCGCCCGCGAGGACCGGCCCGGCGACAAACGGCTGGTCGGCTACGTGGTCCCGGTCGCCGGCCGCCGGGTCGACCCGGCCGAGCTGCGCCGCCACGCGGCCGAATCGCTGCCGGAGTACATGGTGCCCGCCGCGATCGTGCCGCTGGAGACGCTGCCCACCAACGCCAACGGCAAGCTGGACCGCCGCGCCCTGCCCGTCCCCGACTACGGCGAGCTGCTGGGCGGGCGCCCGCCCCAGGGCGTGCGGGAGGAGCTGCTGTGCTCCCTGTTCGCCGAGGTCCTGGGCGTGGAGAAGGTCGGCGCCGACGTCAGCTTCTTCGACCTGGGCGGCGACAGCATCGCCGCGATGCGGCTGGCCACCCGCGCCCGGCAGGCGGGGCTGGAGCTGTCGCCGCGCGATGTGTTCACCCACCAGACCGTCGAGGCGCTGGCACGGGCCGGGGACTCCACCGAGCAGGACGCCCCCAGCCTGGAGGTGCTGCTGCCGATCCGCGCCACCGGGTCGCGCCCGCCGCTGTTCTTCGTCCACCCCGCCGGCGGGCTGGCCTGGCCGTACTTCCAGTTCCAGCGGCACCTGGGACCCGAGCAGCCGATCTACGGGCTGCAGGCGCGCGTCTTCACCTCCGGGACGCTGCCGGAGTCGGTGAACGCGATGGCCGCCGACTACCTGGAGCAGATCCGCACCGTCCAGCCGCACGGCCCCTACCACCTGGCCGGCTGGTCGCTGGGCGGCCTGATCGCCTACGAGATGGCCTGCCGGCTGCAGGCCGACGGGGAGGAGGTCGCCCTGCTGGCGCTGATCGACTCCTACCACAGCCAGGACCTGAACTCCGAAAAACGCGAGGTGCTGCCGGAGCTGCTGGAGGCCGCCGGGATCGACGCCGGGATGAAGGCCGACGGCACCCCCGACATGGACCGCATCATGCAGGTCATCAGGGAGCGCGGCGACGCCTTCGCCACGTTGGACGAGGACGACCTGCTCAAGCTGTACCGCAACTACGAGAACGGGCTGCGCTGCGCCGAGGAGTACCGGCCCGGCCGCTTCCGCGGCGACATCGTGTTCTTCACCGCCACGCAGGGCCGTCCGGACGGGGCGCCCACCGCCCGCGAGAACTGGCAGCCGGTCACCGACGGCCAGATCGAGGACTACCCGATCGACGTCGAGCACCATCTGCTGATGGAGCCGGGGCCGGCGGCCGAGATCGGCGCGGTGCTGGCCGCCCGGCTCGGCAAGCTGCACTCACGCTGA
- a CDS encoding MbtH family protein produces the protein MSNPFEDPDGTFLVLVNDEGQYSLWPSFAEVPAGWTVAKSADTRQACLEFVEANWTDMRPKSLIEAMEGSA, from the coding sequence ATGAGCAACCCGTTCGAGGACCCCGACGGCACGTTCCTGGTGCTGGTCAACGACGAGGGCCAGTACTCGCTGTGGCCGTCGTTCGCCGAGGTCCCCGCCGGCTGGACGGTGGCCAAGAGCGCCGACACCCGCCAGGCGTGCCTGGAGTTCGTGGAGGCCAACTGGACCGACATGCGGCCCAAGAGCCTGATCGAGGCCATGGAGGGCTCGGCTTGA
- a CDS encoding thioesterase II family protein has translation MNWFRCPESRPWASLRLICFPHAGGSAVAYRSWGKELSAAIEVHAVQYPGRADRLAEPMIDDAHRLARLIAGALVPLMDRPTALFGHSMGAVLAYETARLLEERGVPPTHLFASGARPPHRRDLADEDRVADRDDEGVVAALTELGGSDAEVLADPEMRELVLPYVRNDFRLIENYQRRPGPNPSVPITAIIGDADPHVDRERAAAWAEATDGPFALKVLPGDHFYLVPRQAEVLGEIQRALHVPT, from the coding sequence GTGAACTGGTTCCGCTGCCCGGAGAGCCGGCCGTGGGCGTCGCTGCGGCTGATCTGCTTCCCGCACGCCGGCGGTTCGGCGGTGGCCTACCGCTCCTGGGGCAAGGAGCTGAGCGCGGCGATCGAGGTGCACGCCGTGCAGTACCCCGGCCGGGCCGACCGGCTCGCCGAGCCCATGATCGACGACGCCCACCGGCTGGCCCGGCTCATCGCCGGGGCGCTGGTGCCGCTGATGGACCGGCCCACCGCCCTGTTCGGGCACAGCATGGGCGCCGTGCTGGCCTATGAGACCGCCCGCCTGCTGGAGGAGCGCGGCGTGCCGCCCACGCACCTGTTCGCCTCCGGCGCCCGCCCCCCGCACCGCCGCGACCTGGCCGATGAGGACCGCGTCGCCGACCGGGACGATGAGGGGGTGGTGGCGGCGCTGACCGAGCTGGGCGGCAGCGACGCCGAGGTGCTGGCCGACCCGGAGATGCGCGAGCTGGTGCTGCCGTATGTGCGCAACGACTTCCGGCTGATCGAGAACTATCAGCGCCGGCCCGGGCCCAACCCCTCGGTCCCGATCACCGCGATCATCGGCGACGCCGACCCGCACGTGGACCGGGAGCGGGCCGCCGCCTGGGCCGAGGCCACCGATGGCCCCTTCGCCTTGAAGGTTCTGCCGGGCGACCACTTCTACCTGGTCCCGCGGCAGGCCGAGGTGCTGGGGGAGATCCAGCGCGCCCTGCACGTGCCCACCTGA